One window from the genome of Roseomonas haemaphysalidis encodes:
- the map gene encoding type I methionyl aminopeptidase has protein sequence MNDTRAERRITLHAPEDFAGMRAAGRLAAATLDMITAQVRAGTTTAELDRLCHAFILRQGGVPASLGYRGYAHATCISLNHVVCHGIPGGRVLAEGDILNIDLAVILDGWHGDSSRMYAVGRIGTRAARLIAVAHEAMMRGIAAVRPGATLGDIGFAMQSHVEAARFAMVRDFCGHGLGRRYHDAPDVLNHGQPGQGRRLSAGMFLTIEPMVNAGRAEVKVLADGWTAVSRDRSLSAQFEHSIGVTAEGCEIFTLSPAGLSGLPGG, from the coding sequence ATGAACGACACCAGGGCCGAACGCCGCATCACCCTGCACGCGCCGGAGGATTTCGCCGGCATGCGGGCGGCCGGGCGGCTGGCCGCCGCCACGCTCGACATGATCACGGCGCAGGTGCGGGCGGGCACCACCACGGCGGAGCTCGACCGCCTGTGCCACGCCTTTATCCTGCGGCAGGGCGGCGTGCCGGCCTCGCTGGGCTACCGCGGCTACGCGCATGCCACCTGCATCTCGCTCAACCACGTGGTTTGCCACGGCATCCCCGGGGGGCGGGTGCTGGCGGAAGGCGACATCCTGAACATCGACCTCGCGGTGATCCTGGACGGCTGGCACGGCGACAGCAGCCGCATGTATGCGGTCGGCCGCATCGGCACCCGCGCGGCGCGGCTGATCGCGGTGGCGCATGAGGCGATGATGCGCGGCATCGCGGCGGTGCGCCCGGGCGCGACGCTGGGCGACATCGGCTTCGCCATGCAGAGCCATGTGGAGGCCGCGCGCTTCGCCATGGTGCGGGACTTCTGCGGCCACGGCCTCGGACGCCGCTATCACGATGCGCCGGACGTGCTGAACCATGGCCAGCCGGGCCAGGGCCGCCGGCTGAGCGCCGGGATGTTCCTGACCATCGAGCCCATGGTGAACGCGGGCCGCGCGGAGGTGAAGGTGCTGGCCGACGGCTGGACCGCCGTCAGCCGCGACCGCAGCCTGTCCGCGCAGTTCGAGCACAGCATCGGCGTGACGGCGGAAGGCTGCGAGATCTTCACCCTGTCCCCCGCCGGGCTGTCCGGCCTGCCTGGCGGCTAG
- a CDS encoding AzlC family ABC transporter permease yields the protein MDEPPDPLKPPDGFSMTGFRRGLRAALPLMLGLAPFGLVVGVVSQGQGLTLFETLLMSAAVYAGTAQLLTMQLWADPAPLLAAALATFAVNVRMVPMGAALAPVLDRMRGWRRWLAAGTIVDHSFALGVADMRGGARDGGFLLGIGVVLWLAWVLVATLGHVFGGLVRLPAGSPLFFAATATFCALLVPLWRGRRELWPWLLAAGVALAAARLGLPQPVPLLGGALSGAALAAWQERRA from the coding sequence GTGGATGAGCCGCCCGACCCCCTGAAGCCGCCCGACGGCTTCAGCATGACCGGCTTCCGGCGCGGGCTGCGCGCGGCCCTGCCGCTGATGCTCGGCCTCGCCCCCTTCGGGCTGGTGGTGGGCGTGGTGTCCCAGGGCCAGGGCCTCACGCTGTTCGAGACGCTGCTGATGTCCGCCGCGGTGTATGCCGGCACCGCCCAGCTATTGACCATGCAGCTCTGGGCCGACCCGGCGCCATTGCTGGCCGCCGCCCTCGCCACCTTCGCCGTGAACGTGCGGATGGTGCCGATGGGCGCCGCGCTGGCGCCGGTGCTGGACCGCATGCGCGGCTGGCGGCGCTGGCTGGCGGCCGGCACCATCGTGGACCATTCCTTCGCGCTCGGCGTGGCCGACATGCGCGGGGGCGCGCGGGACGGCGGCTTTCTGCTGGGCATCGGCGTGGTGCTGTGGCTCGCCTGGGTGCTGGTCGCGACGCTGGGCCACGTGTTCGGCGGGCTGGTGCGGCTGCCGGCGGGCAGCCCGCTGTTTTTCGCCGCCACCGCCACCTTCTGCGCCCTGCTGGTGCCACTGTGGCGTGGCCGGCGCGAGCTGTGGCCCTGGCTGCTGGCCGCCGGCGTGGCCTTGGCCGCCGCCCGCCTCGGCCTGCCGCAGCCGGTGCCGCTGCTGGGCGGCGCCCTGTCCGGCGCCGCGCTGGCCGCCTGGCAGGAGCGCCGCGCGTGA
- a CDS encoding protein-disulfide reductase DsbD family protein: MPRFLALALALLLSALPALAQAGESAPVRSERATMTLAAEVASVAPGQPFRIGLRQRLAPGWHTYWKNPGDAGLPPELALSLPDGASAGAFSWPAPQRIPFGPLVNYGYEGAVLLPLVVTPPPGLRPGQSFTVEASGQWLVCAQVCIPEEGSFSLTLPVEASARPDPAMAPLFLQAESELPRPAPWPARIGFDGQQGALLLQGADLSPAAVKEAYFFAAEGGVLDHAAAQPLQVAAGGLRLGLPRGEQPLPATVEGVVAITDAAGSRSAYAVSAIPGPVPPVLAAPPGLPLGRALLWAALGGLILNLMPCVFPILAMKALGLARLSGAARAEVRAHAASYSAGVVLSFLALAGLLLALRLAGQSAGWGFQFTSPLFVTLAGWLMLAVGLNLSGVFQMGRPVAAGGALAGRGGHLGSFSTGALAVLVATPCTAPFMAAAIGAALAMPPAATLAVFGAMGLGMAAPYGVLALLPGLARRLPRPGAWMERLKQALAFPMYGAALWLLWVLAQLAGPGALAAALAGGLAVGFAAWALGLAQLSRGRGRWLGRLAGGLALLGAAALLPALLRDTPPAGSAAAAARTGEEAWSAERVAAGRAENRPVFVNLTAAWCITCKVNERVALDTEVVRAAFARRNVLALTGDWTRGGAAIGNLLREHGREGVPLYLLYPAGGGAPVVLPQVLTESILLRALDG; encoded by the coding sequence ATGCCGCGCTTCCTCGCCCTCGCCCTCGCCCTGCTGCTGTCCGCCCTGCCCGCCCTGGCGCAGGCGGGCGAAAGCGCGCCGGTGCGGTCGGAGCGCGCCACCATGACCCTGGCGGCCGAGGTTGCCAGCGTGGCGCCGGGGCAACCCTTCCGCATCGGGCTGCGCCAGCGGCTGGCGCCCGGCTGGCACACCTACTGGAAGAACCCGGGCGACGCCGGGCTGCCGCCCGAGCTGGCGCTGTCCCTGCCGGACGGGGCCTCGGCGGGGGCCTTCTCCTGGCCGGCGCCGCAACGCATCCCGTTCGGGCCGCTGGTCAATTATGGCTACGAGGGCGCGGTGCTCCTGCCGCTGGTGGTGACGCCGCCGCCCGGACTGCGCCCCGGGCAATCCTTCACGGTCGAGGCCAGCGGGCAGTGGCTGGTTTGCGCCCAGGTCTGCATCCCCGAGGAAGGCAGCTTCAGCCTGACCCTGCCGGTGGAAGCCTCCGCCCGCCCCGACCCGGCCATGGCACCGCTGTTCCTGCAAGCCGAGTCGGAACTGCCCCGCCCCGCCCCCTGGCCGGCGCGAATCGGCTTCGACGGCCAGCAGGGCGCGTTGCTGCTGCAAGGCGCCGACCTGTCGCCGGCGGCGGTGAAGGAGGCATATTTCTTTGCGGCCGAGGGCGGCGTGCTGGACCACGCGGCCGCGCAGCCGCTGCAGGTGGCCGCGGGCGGCCTGCGGCTCGGCCTGCCGCGCGGCGAACAACCGCTGCCCGCCACGGTGGAAGGCGTCGTGGCGATCACCGATGCCGCCGGCAGCCGCAGCGCCTATGCCGTGTCCGCCATTCCCGGCCCGGTGCCGCCGGTGCTGGCGGCGCCGCCCGGCCTGCCGCTGGGGCGGGCGCTGCTGTGGGCGGCCCTGGGCGGGCTGATCCTCAACCTGATGCCCTGCGTGTTTCCCATCCTGGCCATGAAGGCGCTGGGCCTGGCGCGGTTGTCCGGCGCCGCCAGGGCCGAGGTGCGTGCGCATGCCGCCAGCTACAGCGCCGGGGTGGTGCTGTCGTTTCTGGCGCTGGCCGGGCTGTTGCTGGCCCTGCGGCTGGCGGGGCAAAGCGCCGGCTGGGGCTTTCAGTTCACCTCGCCCCTATTCGTGACACTGGCGGGCTGGCTGATGCTGGCGGTGGGGCTGAACCTGTCCGGCGTGTTCCAGATGGGCAGGCCGGTCGCGGCCGGCGGCGCCCTGGCGGGGCGGGGCGGGCACCTGGGCAGCTTCAGCACCGGCGCGCTGGCGGTGCTGGTGGCCACGCCCTGCACCGCGCCCTTCATGGCCGCCGCCATCGGTGCCGCGCTGGCCATGCCGCCGGCCGCCACCCTGGCGGTGTTCGGCGCCATGGGGCTGGGCATGGCGGCGCCCTATGGCGTGCTGGCGCTGCTGCCCGGGCTGGCGCGCCGCCTGCCCCGCCCCGGCGCCTGGATGGAGCGGCTGAAGCAGGCGCTGGCCTTTCCCATGTACGGCGCCGCGCTGTGGCTGCTGTGGGTCTTGGCGCAGCTGGCCGGGCCGGGCGCGCTGGCGGCGGCGCTGGCCGGCGGGCTGGCGGTGGGCTTCGCGGCCTGGGCCCTGGGCCTCGCGCAGCTGTCGCGCGGCCGGGGCCGCTGGCTGGGGCGCCTTGCCGGCGGCCTGGCGCTGCTGGGCGCCGCCGCGCTGCTGCCCGCCCTGCTGCGCGACACCCCGCCCGCCGGCAGCGCCGCCGCCGCCGCCCGCACCGGGGAAGAGGCCTGGTCGGCCGAGCGGGTCGCCGCCGGCCGGGCGGAGAACCGCCCGGTCTTCGTCAACCTCACCGCCGCCTGGTGCATCACCTGCAAGGTCAACGAGCGGGTGGCGCTGGATACCGAGGTCGTGCGGGCGGCCTTTGCCCGCCGCAACGTGCTGGCCCTGACCGGCGACTGGACGCGCGGCGGCGCGGCCATCGGCAACCTGCTGCGCGAGCACGGGCGGGAAGGCGTTCCGCTGTACCTGCTCTACCCCGCGGGGGGCGGCGCGCCCGTGGTGCTGCCGCAGGTGCTGACCGAATCGATCCTGCTGCGGGCGCTCGACGGCTAG
- a CDS encoding TetR/AcrR family transcriptional regulator produces the protein MVRTARFAAGHFVDAATALVSEGGPGAATLQAIARRVGAPTGSIYHRFESRSAILAAAWNAGYGALAAVLVPLLRAGRPREAALALLPWVAEDGHRARFVLLHEPVALFEDAPPPEALRREMERLEEDMDQAFRACVARCGDGAVRDEDLARARFLIFDAPIAILRPHLLPGAAVPAFAGQMIAELHAGVPLAGAGRQAA, from the coding sequence ATGGTCAGAACCGCCCGCTTCGCCGCCGGCCACTTCGTGGACGCCGCCACCGCCCTGGTGTCCGAGGGCGGCCCCGGCGCCGCGACCCTGCAGGCCATCGCCCGCCGCGTCGGCGCGCCCACCGGCTCGATCTATCATCGCTTCGAATCGCGCTCCGCCATCCTCGCCGCCGCCTGGAACGCCGGCTACGGCGCGCTGGCGGCGGTGCTGGTGCCGCTGCTGCGGGCCGGCCGGCCGCGCGAGGCCGCGCTGGCGTTGTTGCCCTGGGTGGCCGAGGACGGGCACCGCGCCCGCTTCGTGCTGTTGCACGAGCCCGTCGCCTTGTTCGAGGACGCGCCGCCGCCCGAGGCGCTGCGCCGGGAGATGGAGCGGCTGGAAGAGGACATGGACCAGGCCTTCCGCGCCTGCGTCGCCCGTTGCGGCGACGGTGCCGTGCGGGACGAGGACCTCGCCCGCGCGCGCTTTCTGATCTTCGACGCGCCCATCGCCATTCTGCGCCCGCACCTGCTGCCGGGCGCCGCCGTGCCCGCCTTCGCGGGGCAGATGATCGCGGAACTGCATGCCGGGGTTCCCCTGGCCGGCGCCGGCCGGCAGGCGGCCTGA
- a CDS encoding RecX family transcriptional regulator has translation MDTPPGRKPSRPRRDIPAGKPPDASRLREAALAHLARFGTTEAGLRRVLERRVDRWARRAEGEGQLAETIAPLASAGRAAAAEVARALASVGAVDDEAFAAARTRRLAQSGRSRRAIAAHLAAKGVDGGTAGALLEEVDELNAALGHLKRRRAGPFAAGHPPTPEARLKALAALARAGFSRDLAERALDLDPEEATDRLLAARRG, from the coding sequence ATGGACACCCCACCGGGCCGCAAGCCTTCCCGCCCCCGGCGGGACATTCCCGCCGGCAAGCCGCCCGATGCGTCCCGGCTGCGGGAGGCTGCTTTGGCGCATCTCGCCCGCTTCGGCACCACCGAGGCCGGGTTGCGCCGCGTGCTGGAGCGCCGCGTGGACCGCTGGGCCCGCCGGGCCGAGGGCGAAGGCCAGCTGGCCGAGACCATCGCCCCGCTGGCCAGCGCCGGCCGCGCCGCCGCCGCCGAGGTCGCGCGCGCGCTGGCCAGCGTCGGCGCCGTGGACGACGAGGCCTTCGCCGCCGCCCGCACCCGCCGGCTGGCGCAATCCGGCCGGTCGCGCCGCGCCATCGCGGCCCACCTGGCGGCCAAGGGCGTCGACGGCGGCACCGCCGGCGCGCTGCTGGAGGAGGTGGACGAGCTGAACGCCGCGCTGGGCCACCTGAAGCGCCGCCGCGCCGGCCCCTTCGCGGCCGGGCACCCGCCCACCCCCGAGGCCCGCCTCAAGGCCCTGGCCGCCCTGGCCCGCGCCGGCTTTTCCCGCGATCTGGCCGAGCGCGCGCTGGACCTCGACCCCGAGGAAGCCACCGACCGCCTGCTGGCCGCCCGCCGTGGATGA